The proteins below are encoded in one region of Pontibacter deserti:
- a CDS encoding erythromycin esterase family protein — MENKQITYTPLTKDKDLDRLIEEVGDSRIVMLGEASHGTSEYYTWRTAISKRLIEEKGFQFIAVEGDWPECYAVNRFVKGYQNSGSKIADVLQVFRRWPTWMWANWEVAALMEWIRDFNHLRTVNDKIGFYGLDVYSLWESLEQVLKYLEQNDGQAVEAARSAINCFEPYNRDPQVYAQSTAFVRSDCEDEVIGMLQRIIKSPVHTGDIEHDFNTQQNALVAVNAEKYYRTMVKGGAASWNVRDSHMMETLDRLLDLHGPDSKAIVWEHNTHIGDARFTDMADDGMYNIGQLAREKYGKEQVKLVGFGSYEGYVIAGNSWGAPMQKMEVPPAQPGSWEEILHSISDENKLILSKDLINIEGLAKRRIGHRAIGVVYNPKYEAFGNYVPTVIPERYDAFLYFDETDAVHPLHMKPRGTKEPELYPWNY; from the coding sequence ATGGAAAACAAACAAATTACATATACGCCGCTTACCAAAGACAAAGACTTAGACAGACTTATTGAAGAAGTAGGTGATTCCCGCATCGTTATGTTGGGAGAAGCCTCTCATGGCACTTCAGAATATTATACCTGGCGAACAGCTATATCTAAAAGGCTGATAGAGGAAAAGGGCTTCCAGTTTATTGCTGTAGAAGGCGACTGGCCGGAATGTTATGCGGTAAACCGATTTGTAAAAGGCTACCAGAATTCAGGAAGTAAGATTGCAGATGTATTGCAGGTTTTCCGGCGCTGGCCAACCTGGATGTGGGCAAACTGGGAGGTGGCAGCACTAATGGAGTGGATCAGGGATTTTAACCATCTGCGCACGGTAAATGATAAGATTGGGTTTTACGGGCTGGATGTGTATAGTTTGTGGGAGTCGCTAGAGCAGGTATTGAAGTACCTGGAGCAGAATGATGGACAAGCCGTGGAAGCAGCCCGATCTGCTATAAATTGCTTTGAGCCATACAACCGCGACCCGCAGGTATATGCCCAATCTACTGCGTTTGTACGCTCCGATTGCGAAGATGAAGTGATTGGAATGCTGCAGCGCATTATAAAGTCGCCGGTGCACACAGGCGATATAGAGCACGATTTCAATACACAGCAGAATGCCTTGGTTGCTGTAAATGCCGAAAAGTATTACCGAACGATGGTAAAAGGCGGAGCAGCCTCCTGGAACGTGCGCGATTCGCATATGATGGAAACTTTAGACAGGCTACTGGATCTGCATGGGCCAGATTCGAAAGCTATAGTTTGGGAACATAACACACATATTGGTGATGCCCGCTTTACAGATATGGCCGATGATGGCATGTATAATATCGGGCAGCTGGCCCGCGAGAAGTATGGCAAAGAGCAGGTAAAACTGGTTGGCTTTGGCAGCTACGAAGGGTATGTAATTGCGGGTAACTCGTGGGGGGCGCCTATGCAGAAAATGGAAGTACCACCGGCACAGCCCGGTAGTTGGGAAGAAATACTGCACAGCATCAGCGATGAAAACAAACTGATCTTGAGCAAAGACTTGATAAACATAGAAGGTTTAGCCAAGCGCCGGATAGGGCATAGGGCAATAGGCGTAGTGTACAACCCTAAGTATGAGGCCTTTGGTAACTATGTTCCTACTGTTATTCCTGAGCGCTACGATGCCTTTTTATACTTCGATGAAACAGATGCGGTACACCCGCTGCACATGAAACCACGTGGTACTAAGGAACCGGAACTATATCCTTGGAATTATTAG
- a CDS encoding DUF4197 domain-containing protein, translating to MKKILYTSFVALAIGASACTAAQVQQTVDGVLAGTTTGVPVTQSEVASGLRQALEIGIKNGAGQASQTDGYYKNSLIKIPFPKDVQRVENTLRKIGLGSEVDRFVMTLNRGAEDAAKSAVPIFVSAIKQMTIQDAWGILKGDKDAATQYLKRTTSTQLTNAFMPVIQQSLDKTNATRYYADLVNKYNQIPLVQKVNPNLDEYATQKAIDGLFLLVAQEELKIRENPIARTTELLRRVFTRENQS from the coding sequence ATGAAAAAAATCCTCTACACTTCTTTTGTTGCCCTAGCTATAGGAGCAAGCGCATGTACAGCTGCCCAGGTGCAACAAACTGTTGATGGCGTTCTTGCCGGAACAACCACCGGAGTACCGGTTACGCAAAGCGAAGTAGCTTCAGGCTTACGGCAGGCGCTGGAAATAGGTATAAAAAACGGAGCAGGGCAGGCTTCACAAACCGACGGCTACTATAAAAATTCCCTTATCAAGATACCGTTTCCGAAGGATGTGCAGCGTGTAGAGAACACTTTGCGCAAAATAGGGCTAGGCAGCGAAGTAGACCGCTTTGTAATGACCTTGAACCGTGGCGCCGAAGATGCTGCTAAGAGTGCCGTGCCTATTTTCGTAAGTGCTATCAAACAGATGACTATACAGGATGCCTGGGGAATACTGAAAGGTGACAAAGATGCCGCTACTCAATATCTGAAGCGTACTACTTCAACACAATTAACCAATGCTTTTATGCCGGTTATTCAACAGTCGCTTGACAAAACAAACGCCACCCGCTATTACGCTGACCTGGTGAACAAGTATAACCAGATACCTTTGGTGCAAAAAGTGAATCCGAACCTGGATGAGTACGCTACCCAGAAAGCTATCGACGGTCTGTTTTTGCTGGTAGCCCAGGAGGAACTGAAGATCCGCGAAAACCCGATTGCCCGCACTACCGAACTGCTGCGCCGCGTTTTCACGAGAGAGAACCAGTCTTAA
- a CDS encoding competence/damage-inducible protein A has protein sequence MEAVNAEIITIGDEILYGQIVDTNSAWMGTELTKIGIKVKQITSISDSAEHIVTALDDAKTRADIILITGGLGPTKDDLTKDVLTAYFHTSLKLHEPSLADIAAIFEKRGIEVTELNRQQAFLPENCTPVRNVLGTAPGMWFEQDGKVYVSMPGVPFEMKCMMTDIVLPKLKAHFKTPEIIHKVIQTTGIAESILADKLEEWELALPPHIKLAYLPYLAGVRLRLTGSGSDAVILEKELQAEVEKLTQIIPNYIFAYGEVSLEEAVGNLLKEKGLTIATAESCTGGYLAHKFTSIPGSSAYFMGSIIAYHNNVKVQQLGVNPETLQQHGAVSEATVKEMAENVRKKLNTSIGVATSGIAGPDGGTPDKPVGSIWIAYADEEKTIARQLNYNKNRLLNIEYTALVALNLIRQSLPATVDE, from the coding sequence ATGGAAGCGGTAAACGCAGAAATCATTACCATCGGCGACGAGATATTATACGGGCAAATAGTAGATACTAACTCTGCCTGGATGGGTACGGAGCTTACTAAAATAGGTATAAAAGTCAAGCAGATAACCTCTATCTCGGATAGTGCGGAACATATAGTTACTGCCCTGGATGACGCTAAAACGCGTGCCGATATAATATTGATTACCGGCGGCCTGGGCCCTACCAAAGACGACCTGACAAAAGATGTACTGACAGCCTACTTCCATACATCACTTAAACTGCACGAGCCTTCGCTTGCTGATATTGCGGCTATTTTTGAGAAACGTGGCATTGAGGTAACCGAACTAAACCGTCAACAGGCTTTTTTACCAGAGAACTGCACACCTGTACGCAATGTATTGGGCACGGCGCCGGGCATGTGGTTTGAGCAGGATGGTAAAGTATACGTTTCGATGCCGGGTGTGCCGTTCGAGATGAAGTGCATGATGACAGACATTGTTCTGCCAAAATTAAAAGCCCATTTTAAAACACCGGAGATCATCCATAAAGTAATTCAGACAACAGGTATTGCCGAATCTATACTTGCTGATAAACTGGAAGAATGGGAGTTAGCTTTGCCGCCGCATATAAAGCTGGCTTACCTGCCATACTTAGCCGGCGTTCGCCTGCGCCTGACAGGTAGCGGGAGCGATGCAGTTATACTTGAAAAGGAACTACAGGCCGAAGTTGAAAAACTTACGCAGATCATCCCGAACTATATTTTTGCTTACGGCGAGGTGAGCCTGGAAGAAGCTGTAGGAAATCTGCTGAAAGAAAAGGGTTTAACCATAGCCACCGCCGAAAGCTGTACCGGTGGCTACTTGGCGCACAAGTTTACCAGTATACCAGGCAGCTCAGCTTACTTTATGGGAAGTATAATTGCTTACCACAACAATGTAAAAGTGCAGCAACTGGGCGTAAACCCGGAAACTCTACAACAACATGGCGCTGTAAGTGAAGCCACTGTTAAGGAGATGGCCGAAAATGTGCGCAAAAAGTTAAACACAAGTATAGGTGTGGCAACCAGTGGCATTGCCGGCCCCGACGGCGGAACTCCCGACAAACCGGTTGGTTCCATCTGGATTGCTTATGCAGATGAAGAGAAGACAATTGCCAGGCAACTCAACTATAATAAAAACCGCCTGCTCAATATAGAGTATACTGCCCTGGTGGCCCTCAACCTGATAAGGCAAAGTTTGCCCGCAACCGTTGACGAATAG